The genomic DNA TTATCGAACGTATGACGAAAAACCACAAGAAATCACTTCAGAAGCTTTAGAAAAAGATCTACGTTTGATTGGCTTGATCGGTATGATCGATCCGCCACGTCCTGAAAGTAAAGGTGCTATCAAGCGTGCGAAAAAAGCTGGTATCAAAACAGTGATGATCACTGGGGACCATGTCGTCACTGCCAGTGCGATTGCCAAAGAATTGGGAATTTTGACCAATAGTAACGAAGCTCTTTCAGGTGCGGAACTCCGTGCGTTATCTGATGAAGAATTAGATGATCGAGTAAAAGATTTATCGGTTTATGCTCGCGTAACCCCAGAAGATAAAATCCGAATCGTCAAATCATGGCAACGAACAGGTGCCGTGGTCGCAATGACAGGTGATGGTGTGAACGATGCGCCAGCATTGAAAGCGAGTGACGTTGGATGTGCGATGGGGATCACCGGTACAGATGTAGCGCAAAGTGCCGCTGACATGATTTTGACCGATGACAACTTCGCTACGATCGTAGATGCCGTTAGCCAAGGACGTTCCGTTTATCAAAATATTCGAAAAGCGATCAATTTCTTATTAAGCTGTAATATCTCTGAGATTTTTATCGTATTGATTGCGATGTTAGTTGGTTGGGGGGCACCATTTACAGCCGTTCAACTATTGTTCGTAAACGTTGTCGCTGATGGACTGCCTGGTTTTGCTTTAGGAAGAGAACCAGCAGAGGAAGGGATCATGAATGAAGCGCCAATTCCTAAAAATGAAGGGATTTTCGCTCGTGGTTTAATGAAGAAAATTGCCATCAATGCAGGAATATTTACGGTAGTCACTTTATTTGGTTACTATTTAGGAAGCTTCGTTGATACGATCAGCCCTTGGGTCGATGCTAGTCAAGAAGTTGGCCAAACCGTCGCATTTCTAGTATTGGCTTACTCTTCGATCATCCATGTCTTTAATGTTCGTAGTAGTCAATCGATTTTCAAAGTGAACTTAGCAACGAATAAATCGTTAGTGGAAATGGCGATTCTTTCCCTTCTTATCACGTCAGCAGTCGCTTTATTACCATTCACGCAAGAATTATTTGGGTTAGTTCATATTAGTTTGAATCATTGGTTCTTAGTAGGAATCTTGTCGATTATACCGATTGGGGTCAATGAATTGATCAAGTTCCACCAATTGCCAGATGAGGAAGAGACAGTAGAAGCACCAGAATCTGAAATGTAAAAAAATAAACACCAAAAAAGGATTGGAGATTTTCCAATCCTTTTTATTATGGTGAAAAAGCTGATTAAACTTGTTTTGGTAATTGTTCGTAAAAAGCAGCTTTAGTTGCAGTGATGTATGGATTCAACCATAGATAACCGATACCGACTGTAGCAATTGCTAAGATGTGCCATCCGATAAACGATAAGTCTAACCAGAATAATTTTCCTTTGTAGCCATCCATCAATTTGCGGCTTGCAGTGATCGTATCAAGGATTTTTGGTTTTTCGCCTGTTTCTGTTACGACATCATAGTAAATGAAATAACTTTGAGAATAGGCATACCCTTTGATGATCCCAGGAATGACTAAAAGCAATGCCCATAACGTAGTGAAAATCGTTGTCACTAGTGCTAACAATAGAACGCCACCGAAGAATACGCCTGAAAAACCGCGGAAAGCATCTTTGAATGGTTCGATCGTTGTTCGTTTCCCACGGATAATGTCTAAATAGGTCCAAGAAATCCCACTCATGAACAATGCACTGATGATCGTAGAAACGATCCCTCCGCCTGAACTACTGCTACTTGAACCACTCACCATTTCTTGCATTGCGCTACTGTCTTGCATCGTTGCAATCAGTAAAGCAGTAGGTAAAGCTAAAATAAGAATAATAGCAATTGTGATCAATGTTGGAATCAGATTTAATAGAATTGCTTGCCCCCAACGTCCCTTTAAGCTGTCTTTTGCTTGTTGTTTTAATTCCCCAGAAGATACCATATTTTCCACTCCTTTTTTTTGATAGTCTTAGTATATCAAAGAAAGACTGATTTTGCTCTAGGAATCCTCTTTCGTTATTGAAAGGTGCACAAAAAAAGCAGGTTAAAAAAACCTATAAAAAAAGAGAAGCTCTTGCAAAAAGTAGTTGAAAAGATTATGATGGTGGGAGTTGCAAACGTGATTCTATAAAAGAAAGTAGGGAATTGAATGACAGAACCTGCCATTCGTTATCGTTTAATAAAAAAAGAAAAACATACAGGCGCCCGCCTTGGTGAATTGATTACTCCTCATGGAACATTTCCAACGCCGATGTTTATGCCTGTGGGGACATTAGCGACCGTTAAAACTATGTCGCCTGAAGAACTAAAAGAAATGGGTGCAGGCGTGATTTTGAGTAATACCTACCATTTATGGCTTCGTCCTGGAGAGGATTTGGTCGAAGAAGCAGGTGGCTTGCATAAATTCATGAATTGGGACCAGCCGATTTTAACAGATTCTGGTGGATTCCAAGTCTTCTCATTAAGCGATATGCGGAACATCGTTGAAGAAGGCGTGCATTTCAAAAACCACTTGAATGGTTCAAAAATGTTTTTGTCTCCTGAAAAAGCCATCAACATCCAAAATAAATTAGGTTCTGATATCATGATGAGTTTTGATGAATGTCCTCCATTTGATGAGAGCTATGATTATGTGAAAAAATCAGTCGAACGAACTTCTCGTTGGGCAGAACGTGGATTGAAAGCTCATGCGAATCCAGATCGTCAAGGATTATTTGGTATCATCCAAGGAGCTGGTTTTGAAGATTTACGTAAACAAAGTGCGAAAGACTTGATCAGTATGGATTTTCCTGGGTATTCCATTGGGGGCTTATCTGTCGGTGAACCAAAAACTGAGATGAACCGTGTCTTAGAATTTACGACACCGTTGATCCCAGATCATAAACCACGTTATTTGATGGGAGTAGGGGCTGCGGATTCATTGATCGATGGTGTGATTCGTGGAGTCGATATGTTCGACTGTGTTCTACCGACCCGAATCGCTCGTAACGGGACATGTATGACATCGCAAGGACGATTAGTCGTAAAAAATGCGCAATATGCCCGGGACTTCCGTCCAATCGATGAAAAATGTGATTGCTACACTTGTAAGAATTATACGAGAGCGTATATTCGTCACTTGATCAAATGTGATGAAACATTTGGAATCCGTTTAACGTCTTATCACAATTTATACTTCTTATTAAACTTGATGAAACAAGTTCGACAAGCGATTATGGATGATAACTTATTAGAGTTTCGTGCAGCCTTTTTCGAAGAGTATGGGTTCAATAAAGAAAACGCAAAAAGTTTCTAGTAGGATTTGTGAAATTTAGTTAAAAAACTAGTTTCTAGCGCCTTTTTCTGCTAAAGTGTTTAGTGTAGATATTTAGTTAGTGAGGTGAAAAAAATGGGTTCATTACCAATGTTAGTGATGTTCGTTGCCCTATTAGGGATGTGGTTCTTTATGTCACGTACACAAAAGAAACAACAACAAGAACGTCAAAACTTGCTTGATAGTATGAAAGCTGGCGATGAAGTAGTCACGATCGGTGGACTTCATGGCGTAGTCTCAGAAATCGACGAGACAAATCGTACAGTCGTTTTAGATTGCGAAGGTATCTTTTTAGAATACGATCGAGCAGCCATCAAAACGGTAAAACCAGGTACAGGCGCGATGACGAGCACACCAATCGCACCAGTAGAAGAACCGACAGAACCAGAAGTAATTGAAACTGTTGAAGTTCCAGAAACACCTGAAGAGAAAAAAGAAGAAAAAGAATTGTAGACACCGGTTGTTTGCCACGCGTTGGCTAAATGTATACGGAGTTCGATCATTCTTTATCAAAAAAGACTGATAGTCATTCCTATCTCATATGGAGATAAGATGGCGATCAGTCTTTTTTTTTGTAACTTTACTAAATAAATCACTTATTCCATTATTGAAGGGTTACTCGATGATCAATCCTACTGAATGGACTATTTTCTAAAGAAAAACATAACTGTGAAAAAAATCACAAAAAAGTATTTACATCGAAAAAAAAGTGTTGTATGATGTGTATGTGAAATAATTAACAAATAACCATGACTCAGTAGGAGGAACATAATGGCTAAGATAATGGAAAAAGAAGAGACGAAAACTGTTGATGTACAAGCGATGATCGACGACTTGGCGACAAAAGCAAATGTCGCGTTGAAAGAAATGGAAAGTTTCGATCAAGAAAAAGTAGATCACATTGTGCATGAAATGGCAATGGCTGCATTAGATCAGCACATGCCTCTAGCAAAAATGGCTGTAGAAGAAACTGGCCGTGGAATCTATGAAGATAAAGCAATCAAAAATATGTATGCTTCAGAATATATTTGGAACAGTATCAAATATGACAAAACTGTCGGAGTAATTAATGAAGACACTCAAAAAGGATTGATTGAGATTGCTGAACCAGTCGGCGTCGTTTGTGGAGTAACACCAACAACGAACCCAACTTCAACAACGATCTTTAAATCAATGATCGCTTTGAAAACCAGAAACCCAATCGTTTTTGCTTTCCATCCAAGTGCTCAAAAATGTTCCGCTGAGGCAGCAAGAGTCGTTCGTGATGCAGCCATCGCAGCAGGTGCGCCAGAAAACTGTATCCAATGGATCGAGCATCCATCGATCGATGCGACTTCAATGTTGATGAACCATCCAGGAATTGCGATCGTATTAGCAACTGGTGGCGCAGGCATGGTAAAATCCGCTTATTCAACTGGTAAACCAGCTTTAGGTGTTGGACCGGGTAACGTTCCTGCATATATCGAAAAAACAGCAAAAGTAAAACGTGCAGTGAATGACTTGATCGTATCAAAAACATTCGATAACGGAATGATTTGTGCTTCTGAACAAGCAGTCATCGTAGATAAAGAAATCTATGCAGCCGTAAAAGCAGAATTCCAAGCACACCAAGTTTACTTCGTTAAACCAGCAGAGCTTTCAAAATTAGAAGATGCTGTCATGAATGAAGGTAAATACGCTGTAAATCCTGCAATCGTGGGTCATTCAGCAATGGATATCGCAAAATTAGCAGGAATCAATGTACCAGAAGGAACTAAATTATTAGTGGCAGAATTAGAAGGTGTAGGGCCTGATTATCCACTTTCACGTGAGAAACTTTCACCAGTTTTAGCAATGGTCAAATCAAATAGTACAGAACATGCTTTCGAATTATGTGAAGGAATGTTGAACCTTGGTGGATTAGGACATACAGCTGTCATCCATTCAGAAAACGAAGAGTTGCATGTCCAATTCGGACTACGCATGAAAGCCTGCCGTATCTTAGTCAACACACCATCAGCAGAAGGCGGAATCGGAAATATCTACAACGAAATGATTCCATCATTGACACTAGGTTGTGGTTCATACGGAAAGAATTCTGTTTCAAGAAACGTATCAGCAGTCAACTTAATCAACGTCAAAACTGTAGCGAAACGGAGAAATAACATGCAATGGTTCAAATTACCACCAAAAATCTTCTTTGAAAAGAACTCTTTGCTTTACTTGGAAAAAATGGAAAACGTCGAACGTGTCATGATCGTTTGTGACCCAGGTATGGTCCAATTCGGCTACTGTGACACTGTAAGAGAAGTATTAGCACGTCGTAAAAATGATGTGAAAATCGAGATCTTCTCAGATGTTGAACCAAACCCTTCAACAAACACAGTTTACGCTGGTACAAAAATGATGGCGGACTTCAAACCAGATACAGTGATCGCTCTTGGGGGCGGATCAGCAATGGATGCGGCAAAAGGCATGTGGATGTTCTATGAGCACCCAGATACTTCATTCTTTGGTGCAAAACAAAAATTCTTAGATATCCGTAAACGTACGTACAAGATCGACAAACCTGAAAAAACTCAGTTTGTATGTATCCCAACAACATCAGGAACTGGTTCAGAAGTGACACCATTTGCGGTAATCACAGATAGCGAAACACACGTGAAATATCCGTTAGCTGACTACGCATTAACACCAGACGTGGCGATCGTTGACCCACAATTTGTTATGTCAGTTCCCGCTTCAGTTACAGCTGATACAGGTATGGACGTCTTGACACATGCCATCGAATCTTATGTATCTGTGATGGCTTCTGATTACACTCGTGGTTTAAGTTTACAAGCAATCAAATTAGTCTTTGACTACTTGGAAAAATCAGTGAAAACACCAGATATGGAATCACGCGAAAAAATGCATAATGCGTCAACAATGGCTGGTATGGCCTTTGCCAATGCTTTCTTAGGAATTTGTCACTCAGTTGCGCATAAAATCGGTGGAGAATACGGTATCCCTCATGGACGTACAAATGCGATCCTATTACCGCATATTATCCGCTACAATGCGAAAGATCCACAAAAACATGCGATGTTCCCTAAATATGACTACTTCCGTGCGGATACAGACTACGCGGATATCGCGAAGTTCTTAGGTTTGAAAGGGAAAACAACAGCAGAGCTTGTAGAAGCATTAGCAACAGCTGTTAGCGACTTAGGAAAATCTGTTGGTATCGACATGAGCTTGAGAGCGCAAGGCGTGACGCAAGAAACATTAGACACAACAGTTGATCGCATGGCTGAATTAGCGTATGAAGATCAATGTACAACAGCCAATCCAAAAGAACCATTGATCAGTGAATTGAAACAAATCATTATCGACGCATATAATGCGTAATTCATAACTAAAAGTTGTCCCAACAACGAATCAAGCATGAGAGAATCTTCTCACTTGGTTCGTTGTTTTTTCTTTTTAAGATAATGATTATCAAGCGATACATCAGAAGAATTTACGAAAAATAATTGTTGTAGAATCGCTCAATATGTTGTTAGAAGAGAAAAATGTCGTAGCTTTTTTTTCTGATTTCTAAAAAAAGAAGTATTAGATAACTCGAATAATAGGCATTTTGATGAATATGCTATGCTACTATTTTCTATAAAAAAGGAGATGAGATCTTGAAGAAATATATTGTTACTTTGTTGATTGCATGTGTCGTTTCTCTTGGACTATCCTTTCTTTTGGAACGAGAAATCTTACGTAACATTGGCATTGGCTTACTTTTGATCGGAATTGCACTTTCTGGCACAGCAGTTTCAGGGGATCGGATGCGAGCGAATCAGGAGAATAGCGAGTTGGGATTTCGTAAGAACTACTTTTGGTTTCCATTAATTGCTTGTTTGCCATTTTTTATGGTGTATACATTTTTATGAACTGTTGATTTTGAAACCATGACGAGCGATAAACGTCATGGTTTTTCTTTTGGTAGCACTCTTTTTCGCATGAAATCCATTAATAATCTTGTTATGTCAATTTTAGATAGTTTTTGTTCAAATGATGCTATTTATTGAGAAAGCGTTTACTGATATATTAACAGCATAGAATGAAAGCGTTTGAAAAGGAGAGGGAAAATTGATTATTAAAGAGGAACTATTTGTACAGAAAGAAGTTGTGGAAGAAACAATCGCTCGATTAGTGGAGAATTTGACGACGATCAACGATGATTCAGGTGAATTTTTATTGGATTTTGATGGGTTAAAGGTGGATGACAAAAGTTGGTCTGTTTGGAATTGGCCACAAGGTGTAGGGCTATACGGTATCTACAAAAATTATCAGTTGACTAAAAATCCTCGTGCGGCGGAAGTGGTGAAGGAATGGTTTGAAGCACGGATGCAAGAAGGCGCACCGCCAAAAAACGTCAACACGATGGCACCAATCCTCACGATGGCGTATTTATATGAGGAGACAGGTGATACACGCTACTTGCCTTACTTGCAACAATGGGCGGAATGGGTCATGAATGATATGCCTCGGACAGAGGAAGACGGATTACAGCACGCTACATATGGACCAGAAAATAAGAATCAATTGTGGGATGACACGTTGATGATGACGGTTTTGCCATTAGCCAAAATCGGTAAGCTCCTAGATCGTCCAGAATACCTAGAGGAAGCCAGATACCAATTTATGATCCACATCAAATATTTGATGGATAAACGTACAGGTCTTTGGTACCACGGGTGGACCTTTGAAGGTAATCATAATTATGCGGAAGCATTTTGGGGACGAGGAAATTGTTGGTTGACGATTGCGATTCCTGAGATCATCACGATTCTTGAACTGAAAGAAGGAGATGCTTTCCGTAAATTATTAATCGAAACGCTAGAAGCACAAGTGCAAACCTTAGCAAAATATCAATCAGAAAGTGGCTTATGGCATACCTTGATCGATGATCCAACCTCATACTTAGAATCATCTGCGACAGCAGGTTTTGCTTACGGTATTTTAAAAGCAGTGCATGAGCGCTATTTGCCTAAGAAATATTTAGAGATCGCCTATCGTGCCATTCAGGGATTGCTTGAGCAAGTAGATGAAACTGGCGAAGTCCAAAATGTTTCGGTAGGTACAGGGATGGGCGATGATCTAGAGTTTTACCGTACGATCGGCAAGACAGCGATGCCTTATGGCCAATCGTTACTTGTATTATGTCTGACAGAATTACTTGTGTCATATTGTTAATCGAAAGGAGAAAAAAATGAAAAAAACACTTGCTTTTGCTTTTTGTTTACTGGGAATCCTCGGTTTGAGTGGTTGTGGTAGTCAGTCAAGTGTCGGTGTTGTCGCAAATGCAGAGGAAGAAGCAACGATTACTTTACGTTTTGCTTATGCCAGTAATAGTCAGCCGGTCATTGATGCAATGAATAAATTCGGAGAGTTAGTAGAAGAAAAAACAGCTGGCTCAGTCAAAGTAAAATATTTTCCTGATGGTCAATTGGGGGGAGAACGTGAATTGATCGAATTGACTCAATCAGGTGCGATTGATTTTACGAAAGTCAGTGCCTCTGCGTTAGAAAGTTTTTCTAAAGTCTATTCGATTTTTTCAGTTCCTTACTTGTTCAATGATGAGCAACATTTCTTCAATGTCATGGAGAACGAAGAAATCATGCAACCCATTTATCAATCAACGACAGATTTAGGTTTTTCTGGTCTCACCTATTATGATTCAGGGCAACGTAGTTTTTATATGGTCGATGGACCGATCCACACACCGGATGATCTAAAAGGGAAAAAAATCCGAGTGATGCAAAGTGAAACGGCCATTAGAATGGTCGAATTACTAGGCGGATCACCTGTACCGATGGGCAGTGACGAAGTATATACTTCGCTACAGTCTAACTTGATCAACGGATCAGAGAACAATGAATTTGTTTTGTACACAGCCGGGCATGGTGGTGTAGCCAAGTATTATTCCTATGATGAACATACACGAGTACCGGATATCATCATTATGAATGATGCGATCAAAGAACGTTTGACTACTGAACAACAACAAGCAATCGAAGAAGCGGCGAAAGAATCAACGATTTTTGAAATCGAAGCATTCGCTCAAGCAATCGAAGAAGAAAAAAGAGTAGCAACGGAAGAATATGGCGTCCAGTTCAATGAAGTGGACAATACGCCATTTCGTGAAGCAGTCGCACCGTTGCATGACGAATTCAAAAATCATCCAGATTTTCAAACGCTTTACCGAATGATCCAAGAAGAAGGGGTGTAATCGATGAAAAAAGGAATCAGTCGGCTGTTAGAATTTCTAGGAGCATGTCTGTTGATCGGTATGATCATCATTGTCTTATGGCAAGTATTCTCGCGAACGATTTTGGGTAATCCAAATACTGTAACAGAAGAATTAGTGCGTTTTGGGTTAGTCTGGTTTGCGATGCTATCTTCCGCTTATGTAGTGGGTCAAAAAGGGCACTTAGCAGTTACGCTGTTAAGTGAGAAACTGACTGGCACAAAAGCGAATGTATTGGAAATCGTCGTTCAGTGTCTTTTTCTGGCTTTTGCAATCACGATCATGGTTTATGGTGGTTGGAATGCTGTGACATTGACGATGGGGCAAATTTCCCCTTCATTAGGGATTCCGATGGGCTATGTCTATTTATCGGTGCCGGTCTCAGGTGTTTTGATCATTATCTACAGTTTGATCAATTTGATTGAAGCAATGAATGGGAAGTCTGTCGTTCAGGAAAAGGGATAGGAGGAATTTGATGGCTTTAGAAGCAGGTGCAATTTTATTTTTTGTTTTTGTCTTTTTATTGATTGTTGGAATGCCCATTGCAATCAGTATCGCTTTTTCATCGATGCTCACGTTGTTATTAGTGATCCCCTTTGATGTCGCAGCGTTTAGTTCTGCGCAAAAAATGGTCGGGAGTATCAATAGTTTCTCATTGATTGCCATTCCATTTTTCGTTTTTTCAGGAATCATTATGAACCATGGTGGGATTGCCAAGAAATTAGTTGATTTTGCTATGTTGTTTGTTGGTCGGATACCTGGGTCCTTGGCCCATACGAATGTTTTAGGAAACGCATTGTTCGGCTCAATCTCCAGTTCGGCGATTGCTGCTTCGACAGCGATTGGTGGGGTGCTGATCCCGCAACAAGTAGAAGAAGGGTACGATCGTAAATTTGCGACAGCAGTCAATATTGCTTCGGCACCTACAGGGATGGTGATCCCACCAAGTACAGCCTTTATCATGTATTCTTTAGTTGCCGGAGGCGCTTCGATTTCAGCTCTATTTATGGGTGGCTATTTAGTGGGAGCTTTGTGGTCGTTAGGAATCATGCTCGTTGCATTTGTAGTGGCGAAGAAAAATAAATATCCGACAGTACCAAAAGGACAAGGAAAGCAAGTCGGAAAAGTGTTAAAAGAAGCAATCCCAAGTTTAGCTTTGATCGTTATCATCATTGGTGGTATTTTAACAGGGTTCTTCACAGCTATCGAAGCATCTGCGATTGCGGTATTGTATTCTTTATTGATCTCCATGTTCTTCTACAAGACAGTGAAACTACAAGATATACCAAAGATGTTGGTACAAGCCGTGGCGATGTCGGGAACGATCATGTTTTTATTAGCGACGTCTTCCATGATGTCATTTGCTATGGCATTTACTGGGATACCTCAAGCAATCAGCAGTCTGATCATTGGAGTTACTGATAATCGCTTCATTATTTTATTATTGATCAATATCATTTTGTTACTTGTTGGGATGTTTATGGATGTCGCGCCAGCGATTTTGATTTTTACTCCGATTTTCTTGCCTATCGCGACAAGTGTTGGTGTGGATCCAGTCCATTATGGCTTATTTTCGATCATGAATCTTTGTGTCGGTTCCATTACCCCGCCAGTAGGTACCGGACTATATGTAGGAGCGAGTGTTGGTGGAGTTAAAGCAGAAGCGATGTTAAAGCCACTGTTACCATTTTACGGTGTCATATTAGCAGTTTTATTGTTGATTACGTATTTTCCACAAATCGTGATGTGGTTACCGGATCTATTAG from Enterococcus mundtii includes the following:
- the yajC gene encoding preprotein translocase subunit YajC, which produces MGSLPMLVMFVALLGMWFFMSRTQKKQQQERQNLLDSMKAGDEVVTIGGLHGVVSEIDETNRTVVLDCEGIFLEYDRAAIKTVKPGTGAMTSTPIAPVEEPTEPEVIETVEVPETPEEKKEEKEL
- the dctP gene encoding TRAP transporter substrate-binding protein, encoding MKKTLAFAFCLLGILGLSGCGSQSSVGVVANAEEEATITLRFAYASNSQPVIDAMNKFGELVEEKTAGSVKVKYFPDGQLGGERELIELTQSGAIDFTKVSASALESFSKVYSIFSVPYLFNDEQHFFNVMENEEIMQPIYQSTTDLGFSGLTYYDSGQRSFYMVDGPIHTPDDLKGKKIRVMQSETAIRMVELLGGSPVPMGSDEVYTSLQSNLINGSENNEFVLYTAGHGGVAKYYSYDEHTRVPDIIIMNDAIKERLTTEQQQAIEEAAKESTIFEIEAFAQAIEEEKRVATEEYGVQFNEVDNTPFREAVAPLHDEFKNHPDFQTLYRMIQEEGV
- the tgt gene encoding tRNA guanosine(34) transglycosylase Tgt; amino-acid sequence: MTEPAIRYRLIKKEKHTGARLGELITPHGTFPTPMFMPVGTLATVKTMSPEELKEMGAGVILSNTYHLWLRPGEDLVEEAGGLHKFMNWDQPILTDSGGFQVFSLSDMRNIVEEGVHFKNHLNGSKMFLSPEKAINIQNKLGSDIMMSFDECPPFDESYDYVKKSVERTSRWAERGLKAHANPDRQGLFGIIQGAGFEDLRKQSAKDLISMDFPGYSIGGLSVGEPKTEMNRVLEFTTPLIPDHKPRYLMGVGAADSLIDGVIRGVDMFDCVLPTRIARNGTCMTSQGRLVVKNAQYARDFRPIDEKCDCYTCKNYTRAYIRHLIKCDETFGIRLTSYHNLYFLLNLMKQVRQAIMDDNLLEFRAAFFEEYGFNKENAKSF
- a CDS encoding TRAP transporter large permease, which encodes MALEAGAILFFVFVFLLIVGMPIAISIAFSSMLTLLLVIPFDVAAFSSAQKMVGSINSFSLIAIPFFVFSGIIMNHGGIAKKLVDFAMLFVGRIPGSLAHTNVLGNALFGSISSSAIAASTAIGGVLIPQQVEEGYDRKFATAVNIASAPTGMVIPPSTAFIMYSLVAGGASISALFMGGYLVGALWSLGIMLVAFVVAKKNKYPTVPKGQGKQVGKVLKEAIPSLALIVIIIGGILTGFFTAIEASAIAVLYSLLISMFFYKTVKLQDIPKMLVQAVAMSGTIMFLLATSSMMSFAMAFTGIPQAISSLIIGVTDNRFIILLLINIILLLVGMFMDVAPAILIFTPIFLPIATSVGVDPVHYGLFSIMNLCVGSITPPVGTGLYVGASVGGVKAEAMLKPLLPFYGVILAVLLLITYFPQIVMWLPDLLG
- a CDS encoding DUF975 family protein; the encoded protein is MVSSGELKQQAKDSLKGRWGQAILLNLIPTLITIAIILILALPTALLIATMQDSSAMQEMVSGSSSSSSGGGIVSTIISALFMSGISWTYLDIIRGKRTTIEPFKDAFRGFSGVFFGGVLLLALVTTIFTTLWALLLVIPGIIKGYAYSQSYFIYYDVVTETGEKPKILDTITASRKLMDGYKGKLFWLDLSFIGWHILAIATVGIGYLWLNPYITATKAAFYEQLPKQV
- the adhE gene encoding bifunctional acetaldehyde-CoA/alcohol dehydrogenase codes for the protein MAKIMEKEETKTVDVQAMIDDLATKANVALKEMESFDQEKVDHIVHEMAMAALDQHMPLAKMAVEETGRGIYEDKAIKNMYASEYIWNSIKYDKTVGVINEDTQKGLIEIAEPVGVVCGVTPTTNPTSTTIFKSMIALKTRNPIVFAFHPSAQKCSAEAARVVRDAAIAAGAPENCIQWIEHPSIDATSMLMNHPGIAIVLATGGAGMVKSAYSTGKPALGVGPGNVPAYIEKTAKVKRAVNDLIVSKTFDNGMICASEQAVIVDKEIYAAVKAEFQAHQVYFVKPAELSKLEDAVMNEGKYAVNPAIVGHSAMDIAKLAGINVPEGTKLLVAELEGVGPDYPLSREKLSPVLAMVKSNSTEHAFELCEGMLNLGGLGHTAVIHSENEELHVQFGLRMKACRILVNTPSAEGGIGNIYNEMIPSLTLGCGSYGKNSVSRNVSAVNLINVKTVAKRRNNMQWFKLPPKIFFEKNSLLYLEKMENVERVMIVCDPGMVQFGYCDTVREVLARRKNDVKIEIFSDVEPNPSTNTVYAGTKMMADFKPDTVIALGGGSAMDAAKGMWMFYEHPDTSFFGAKQKFLDIRKRTYKIDKPEKTQFVCIPTTSGTGSEVTPFAVITDSETHVKYPLADYALTPDVAIVDPQFVMSVPASVTADTGMDVLTHAIESYVSVMASDYTRGLSLQAIKLVFDYLEKSVKTPDMESREKMHNASTMAGMAFANAFLGICHSVAHKIGGEYGIPHGRTNAILLPHIIRYNAKDPQKHAMFPKYDYFRADTDYADIAKFLGLKGKTTAELVEALATAVSDLGKSVGIDMSLRAQGVTQETLDTTVDRMAELAYEDQCTTANPKEPLISELKQIIIDAYNA
- a CDS encoding TRAP transporter small permease produces the protein MKKGISRLLEFLGACLLIGMIIIVLWQVFSRTILGNPNTVTEELVRFGLVWFAMLSSAYVVGQKGHLAVTLLSEKLTGTKANVLEIVVQCLFLAFAITIMVYGGWNAVTLTMGQISPSLGIPMGYVYLSVPVSGVLIIIYSLINLIEAMNGKSVVQEKG
- a CDS encoding glycoside hydrolase family 88/105 protein, with translation MIIKEELFVQKEVVEETIARLVENLTTINDDSGEFLLDFDGLKVDDKSWSVWNWPQGVGLYGIYKNYQLTKNPRAAEVVKEWFEARMQEGAPPKNVNTMAPILTMAYLYEETGDTRYLPYLQQWAEWVMNDMPRTEEDGLQHATYGPENKNQLWDDTLMMTVLPLAKIGKLLDRPEYLEEARYQFMIHIKYLMDKRTGLWYHGWTFEGNHNYAEAFWGRGNCWLTIAIPEIITILELKEGDAFRKLLIETLEAQVQTLAKYQSESGLWHTLIDDPTSYLESSATAGFAYGILKAVHERYLPKKYLEIAYRAIQGLLEQVDETGEVQNVSVGTGMGDDLEFYRTIGKTAMPYGQSLLVLCLTELLVSYC